The Pseudanabaena yagii GIHE-NHR1 genome segment AACTCCACAAGCAGACTTTAGCTAAAAATCAAGCTCATGCAGGGATAGTACTCATGCATCAAGACTTTTCGATTGGCGAAAGACTGTATGGATTATCTGTACTTGCTGCTTCATTTACCGCAGAAGAAATGCTAAATCAAATGACATTCTTAAGTAATTATCTAAAAAATAATGTCTGATAAGCGATAAGGGTCTGTTAGCGATCACACTTAAATTAATCATTTAACTAATATTTAGAACCTCTGAGATTAAGCCAATATTCCAATTTTGAATCCCTAATAGGGAAGGATCTTCAGGATGGATTGTATTAATTAAAGTGACTCTAGGATCTAGTTTTGCCCAAGTCATAGCAGATTGAGAAAAGCCATCTTCAATCCAGACGATTTTTGGAGTATTACCAGAATGATAGAGAACAGCGATAGTCTTGCTATCCTCGATTTCATCAAGATTAAGCTGTTTGCCATAGCGTCCCATCACATATCTCGCCTTCGCGAAATCAATCGGATAGCCCACAGTCCAAGGCGCAATCCCAGCCCAGCGATTCCAAATATTGGAATGCTCTCGCCAACCTGATGACATCCAAAACGGCTTGATATGTTCTGCGCGATCTACAGCATGGAGAAAAGGCTGCACATAGGGCGATGGGGAACCCCGCAAATCTCTACCTTGATATGTCCCAAGAAACTGCGAGTCAGCATTAACGCTTGTATTCACTACGCCATCAATATCTAGGAAGAGAAAGACAGTTTCCATAGGTTCATATCCATTGTTAATTAATGCGAGATTGCTTTAGCAATAAAGAAAGCTGCTGCCGCCGCAATTCCCCCAATTAACACAGTCTGAATGGCACTGCGGATCGGCGTTGTCCCTGTAAATCTGCCCTTCACATAGCCAAAGGCAGCCAGAGCAATATGCGTGATCACAATCGAACCAATAAAAGCAGTATGCAGATCACGATTTAAAAAGTAAGGCAATAAGGGAATTAGACCGCCAACCAAATAGGCACTAGCGATCGTCATCGCACTAGTGACAGCCCGCTTAGGATGGGGTTTTTCTAATCCCAACTCAAAGCGCATCATGAAATTGACAAAGCTTTCGGGATTATTGAGTAGAGCTTTGCTAATGACTGCACTCTCTGATTCTGAAACTCCGTAGGACTGGAAGATTTCCATAACCTCGGCAACTTCAGTCATCGGGACTTCCTTCACTTCGAGATATTCGCGCTCCAGTTCACTTTCATAATGTTCCGCTTCTGTTCTTGCCGCGAGATAGCCCCCTAACCCCATCGCGATCGCCCCTGCGACGATTTCGGCTAAACCTGCTGTAACCACAATTGATGTGGAGGCAACTGAGCCAGATAAGCCCGCCGCTAATGCAAAGGGTACGGTCAAGCCATCCGACATGCCAATGACAATATCACGGACAAACTCGCTAGATGAAAAGTGGTACTCATAGTGGGGTTTTGTTTTCATGACGCTCGGAAAGTGTTTATAGGCGATCGCTTCTAGAACCTAGTCTGATAGCCAAGTGGTTCATGATTCTTAAAAAATAACGAATCTATCATCCTATTTTATCACTACAGAATCTACAGGCTTTGACATAACCAGAACAAAAAGTGGGGCGCACGCGCAGCGTGCGCCCCACTTTTGTTTTTTGTCTAGATGAATTTTTAAAGATCTTGCGAAGCGCGCTTTTTGGATACAATCTAAAAATTAAAGGCGACGCATTGCGTCGCCTTTAATTTTTAGATTGTGGTAATTTCTTTTTCTTTTTCGGCAGTTACTTTATCGATATTCTTAACGAACTTTTCTGTTAACTTATCCACTTGCTCTTGTTGGCTTTTGGAATCATCTTCAGAAATTTCTTTTGCCTTTTCTAGCTTGCGAATTGAGTCGATCGCATCACGTCGCACATTCCGAATCGCAACTTTGCCTTCCTCGGCGAGCTTGGCAACCATCTTTACCAACTCCTTACGGCGATCGGTAGTTAAAGGCGGAATATTTAAGCGAATGCTTGTGCCGTCATTGTTTGGGGTTAGCCCAATATCAGACTCAGAAATTGCCTTTTCGATCGCCCGCATCGTCGAACGATCAAAGGGCTGAATTTGTAGGGTGCTGGCATCAGGCGAAGAGATACTTGCCAACGCCTTGAGATGTGTTTCTGCACCGTAATATTCCACCGTAATCCGATCCAACAGCGAAGCATTTGCACGCCCCGTTCGCACAGTATTGAAATTGTGCTGGGTCGCTTCTACAGCTTTCTGCATTCGCGCCTCAACATCAGTTAATTTCACAGGAACCTCCAACATAAGTACCAATCGATTCTCCCATGACGACGCGACGAATGTTACCTGTTACACCCAGATCAAACACAATAATTGGGATGCCATTTTCTTTACAGAGGGCAAAGGCTGTGGCATCCATGACACGTAGATCATTGATGAGAGCATGATCAAAACTGACCGACTGAAAACGTTTTGCCTTAGGATTTTTCTTGGGATCGCTGTCATAAATCCCATCAACCTTAGTTGCTTTTAGGATGACATCGGCATTAATTTCAGCTCCCCGTAAAGCGGCAGTTGTGTCAGTGGTGAAATAGGGATTACCTGAGCCTGCGCCAAAAATAACCACCCGATTGTTTTCAAGGTGGCGAATAGCGCGGCGGCGAATATAGGGTTCGGCGATCTCTTGCATGGCGATCGCGGACATTACTCTGGTGGGAATCGGCTCATCTAAATGTTCAAAGGCATCCTGTAAGGTTAGGGCGTTCATCACGGTGGCGATCATGCCAATATAGTCAGCCGTGGCTCGATCCATACCCTTATCCGCCCCGTTAATACCCCTAAAGATATTACCACCACCGACAACGATCGCTACCTCGATGCCATCGCGGACAATTTCCGCAACCTGTAAAGCAATGTCTTGGACAACCTCAGGATCAATCCCAAAACTGCGATCGCCCATCAGCGCTTCGCCACTGAGTTTTAATAAAATACGTTTGTATTTTGGCACTTCTTGCTGGGTATTTACTGCGTTCATGTTTCATTCCTAATCGTTAATTTGCTGAGCATTCTTATGAGCGATCGCTTTTGATAGTTTGCTCTCTACTAGATTCAGACGTATCTACATACGTTTGCGGTTTCTACGGCAAATGGCGTAACTTAAATAACTTTATGTAATTTGCTTAATCTGCTGCATATTCGGGACGATGATCAACATCATCTTCAATGGCTTGCAGAGATGCATTGGCAAAATCTGTGCAATTTAAGTTAGTACCATTGAGATTAGTTCTTAGTAAAAATGCACCTTTAAAATTAGCTTTATAGCAATTAGATTTACTAAGGTTTGCGCCTTCAAGATTTGCCCTACCTAACTGAGTATCGATCAGAAATGCTCCATTAAGATCAGCATCCTGAAGATTGGCATCATTAAGATTCGCGCCACTTAGATTTGCTCCACTAAGATCCGCTTTTGACAACAAAGCATCACTGAGATTAGCTGCATACAAATTTGCATGGGAAAGATCAGATGCAGAGAAATTTGCATGACTAAGATTCGTTTCACTAAAACTTGCCCCACTTAGATTAGCGCCTTGAAGATTCGCTCCGTTTAATTTTGCCCCATCTAAGTTCGCTCCTTTCAAAAATGCTTCCGTGAGATTTGCACCTTCTAGATTGGCTCCAACAAGAGACACACAACTTAAATTTGCTCCCGTCAAGTCAGCATTTACTAAACTTGCAGCATTGAGATTAGCACCAGTTAAATCAGCATCTTTTAGATTTGTCCTTTCCAAACTAGCACCATGCAAATCAGCCTTAATCAGACTAGCACCATTTAGATCCGCCTCACAGAGATTTGCATCACTCAAACTTGCCCGATATAGAACCGCTGTATGCAATTTTGCGCCATACAAATTGGCTTCATTTAAAGTGCTTGCCGATAGGTTTGTGTCACTCAAATCAGCATTATTTAGATCGATCGCGGTTAAACCTGCACCACTGAGATTTTCACCACTGAGATCTATTTCACTAAAATCTCGAAAACCCTTGTTATAGCGATCGACTAGTTCTCTAGCTTTCATGTTACTTATCCGTCGGTAAAATCGCACCAGTCATATTTGCTCCGTCTAAATTTGTCCACAGCATGAAAGCTCCTTTCAAATTTGTCCACAGCATAAATGCTCCTTTAAGATTTGCCCCTGTCAAGCTAGCTCTCGTGAGATTAGCGCGATTGAGATTAGCGCGATTTAAACTAGCTCCGTTGAGGACAGCTTCATCAAGGTTTGCACCAGTTAGATTTGCCTCATTTAGAATCGCATTATGTAAATTGGTACGAATTAAATAAGCACCTCGTAGATCGACATTGCTCAGATCTGCGCCGCTTAAGCTCGCCCCCATCAAGTTTGCACCGCTCAAATTTGCGCCACTGAGGTT includes the following:
- a CDS encoding pentapeptide repeat-containing protein → MKARELVDRYNKGFRDFSEIDLSGENLSGAGLTAIDLNNADLSDTNLSASTLNEANLYGAKLHTAVLYRASLSDANLCEADLNGASLIKADLHGASLERTNLKDADLTGANLNAASLVNADLTGANLSCVSLVGANLEGANLTEAFLKGANLDGAKLNGANLQGANLSGASFSETNLSHANFSASDLSHANLYAANLSDALLSKADLSGANLSGANLNDANLQDADLNGAFLIDTQLGRANLEGANLSKSNCYKANFKGAFLLRTNLNGTNLNCTDFANASLQAIEDDVDHRPEYAAD
- the frr gene encoding ribosome recycling factor, coding for MKLTDVEARMQKAVEATQHNFNTVRTGRANASLLDRITVEYYGAETHLKALASISSPDASTLQIQPFDRSTMRAIEKAISESDIGLTPNNDGTSIRLNIPPLTTDRRKELVKMVAKLAEEGKVAIRNVRRDAIDSIRKLEKAKEISEDDSKSQQEQVDKLTEKFVKNIDKVTAEKEKEITTI
- a CDS encoding VIT1/CCC1 transporter family protein; translation: MKTKPHYEYHFSSSEFVRDIVIGMSDGLTVPFALAAGLSGSVASTSIVVTAGLAEIVAGAIAMGLGGYLAARTEAEHYESELEREYLEVKEVPMTEVAEVMEIFQSYGVSESESAVISKALLNNPESFVNFMMRFELGLEKPHPKRAVTSAMTIASAYLVGGLIPLLPYFLNRDLHTAFIGSIVITHIALAAFGYVKGRFTGTTPIRSAIQTVLIGGIAAAAAFFIAKAISH
- the pyrH gene encoding UMP kinase, with amino-acid sequence MNAVNTQQEVPKYKRILLKLSGEALMGDRSFGIDPEVVQDIALQVAEIVRDGIEVAIVVGGGNIFRGINGADKGMDRATADYIGMIATVMNALTLQDAFEHLDEPIPTRVMSAIAMQEIAEPYIRRRAIRHLENNRVVIFGAGSGNPYFTTDTTAALRGAEINADVILKATKVDGIYDSDPKKNPKAKRFQSVSFDHALINDLRVMDATAFALCKENGIPIIVFDLGVTGNIRRVVMGESIGTYVGGSCEIN